From the Alloalcanivorax dieselolei B5 genome, one window contains:
- a CDS encoding acyl-CoA dehydrogenase family protein, translating to MDFAYPEKTQTLIAQLNAFMDEHIYPNEARYEEELAAGNYWPEVIEELKPKARAAGLWNLFLPESEHGAGLTNLEYAPLCEIMGRVMWAPEVFNCSAPDTGNMEVLARYGTPEQQKQWLQPLLDGEIRSCFAMTEPDVASSDATNIQSAIVRDGDDYVINGRKWFSSGSPDERCKIFIFMGKTDPDNPNRHKQQSMILVPRDTPGITVVRPLPVFGFSGTPDVTGEVRFENVRVPASNMLLGDGRGFEIAQGRLGPGRIHHCMRLIGLAERALEKMCKRTQERVAFGKPVAEQTVTLERIAESRILIDQTRLLVLNAAHMMDTVGNKVARKEIAMIKVAAPNMAARVIDWAIQAHGGGGVTNDFGLAKAYANARMLRLADGPDEVHRNQIGRLELARYR from the coding sequence ATGGATTTCGCCTACCCGGAAAAAACACAAACCCTGATCGCCCAGCTCAATGCGTTCATGGACGAGCATATCTATCCCAACGAAGCCCGCTATGAAGAGGAACTGGCCGCCGGCAACTACTGGCCGGAAGTGATTGAGGAATTGAAGCCGAAAGCCCGCGCCGCCGGACTGTGGAACCTGTTCCTGCCGGAATCGGAACACGGCGCCGGACTCACCAATCTGGAATACGCTCCTCTGTGTGAAATCATGGGGCGGGTAATGTGGGCGCCGGAAGTGTTCAACTGCTCGGCACCGGACACCGGCAATATGGAAGTGCTGGCCCGCTACGGCACCCCGGAGCAGCAAAAACAATGGCTGCAACCGCTGCTCGACGGCGAGATCCGCTCCTGCTTCGCCATGACCGAACCGGACGTGGCCTCCTCCGACGCCACCAATATCCAAAGCGCCATCGTGCGTGACGGTGACGACTACGTCATCAACGGGCGCAAATGGTTTTCTTCCGGATCGCCGGATGAGCGCTGCAAGATTTTCATCTTCATGGGCAAGACCGACCCGGATAACCCGAACCGGCACAAACAACAATCCATGATTCTGGTGCCCCGGGATACCCCGGGCATTACCGTGGTCCGTCCCCTGCCCGTCTTCGGCTTTTCCGGCACGCCGGACGTTACCGGAGAAGTCCGTTTCGAAAACGTGCGCGTACCCGCCAGCAACATGCTGCTGGGTGACGGTCGTGGTTTTGAAATCGCCCAGGGCCGCCTCGGCCCCGGCCGTATCCACCACTGCATGCGTCTGATCGGCCTGGCGGAACGGGCGCTGGAGAAAATGTGCAAACGCACCCAGGAGCGGGTCGCCTTCGGCAAACCGGTGGCGGAACAAACCGTGACCCTGGAACGCATCGCCGAATCCCGCATCCTCATCGATCAGACCCGGCTGCTGGTGCTCAACGCCGCCCATATGATGGACACCGTCGGCAACAAAGTGGCGCGCAAGGAAATCGCCATGATCAAAGTGGCCGCCCCCAACATGGCCGCCCGTGTCATTGACTGGGCCATCCAGGCCCACGGCGGCGGCGGCGTCACCAACGACTTCGGCCTCGCCAAAGCCTACGCCAACGCCCGCATGCTGCGCCTGGCCGACGGCCCCGACGAAGTGCACCGCAACCAGATAGGACGGCTGGAACTGGCGCGGTATCGTTAG